From a region of the Mycobacterium sp. SMC-8 genome:
- a CDS encoding class I SAM-dependent methyltransferase → MQHAERWQPSKYSITSSEIRPSTDQRELLASSRVIASLVAEFYTRAIPEWARGDLADLGCGKAPLLGAYKRYSDSVLLVDWESSEHPNPLLDIALDLNQPLTAIDSASVDTVLLSDVLEHIREPAGLLLEIARILRPGGHLLMNVPFTYRLHEQPHDYYRYTSHALEYLTMAAGLEVVELSVLGGWLEIMADMWSKLFAAAGLRPIAAGISRIALAIYRTAVGRKFAAISGAVSPLGYGLVARKPPHPDHE, encoded by the coding sequence TTGCAGCATGCGGAGAGGTGGCAGCCGTCCAAGTATTCGATCACTAGTAGCGAGATCCGGCCGTCCACTGATCAGCGAGAGTTGTTGGCCTCGTCGAGAGTAATCGCAAGCCTCGTCGCTGAGTTCTACACACGAGCCATCCCAGAGTGGGCGCGCGGCGATCTTGCTGATCTCGGTTGCGGGAAGGCTCCATTGCTCGGTGCTTACAAGAGGTACAGCGATTCGGTGCTTCTAGTGGATTGGGAGAGTTCCGAGCATCCCAACCCCCTCTTGGATATCGCACTCGACCTGAACCAACCTCTGACGGCGATCGATTCCGCGTCCGTTGACACGGTGCTGTTGTCGGATGTGCTTGAGCACATCCGTGAGCCGGCCGGCTTGCTGTTGGAGATTGCCCGGATTCTTCGACCCGGGGGCCATCTCTTGATGAATGTCCCGTTCACGTACCGACTGCACGAACAGCCTCACGACTACTACAGATACACTTCACATGCGCTCGAATACCTCACGATGGCAGCTGGCCTCGAAGTGGTTGAGTTAAGCGTGCTGGGTGGGTGGCTAGAAATTATGGCTGACATGTGGAGCAAGCTTTTTGCGGCGGCCGGCCTCCGGCCAATCGCAGCAGGCATCTCTCGTATAGCACTGGCGATCTACCGGACGGCGGTTGGTAGGAAATTCGCGGCCATTAGCGGCGCCGTTTCACCACTAGGGTACGGCCTAGTAGCGCGGAAGCCGCCGCACCCAGATCACGAATGA
- a CDS encoding DUF6431 domain-containing protein, whose amino-acid sequence MIVARTGELAEKLLAAGELRCPRCRDGQLTSWGYGRRRSVRDHDGTTITVRPRRTRCRSCSSTHIVMPAALQPRHADTTAVIGTALLHKANGLGHRRIAATMGRPVSTVRRWLRRLPPEHLDRLARDGTEQLLALDPDTFTALRYRGNMLHHALSLLSAAAYWDRRRYALGEPPWTLIGMYTRGRLLAPPG is encoded by the coding sequence GTGATCGTCGCGCGCACCGGCGAACTGGCCGAGAAACTGCTCGCCGCCGGCGAACTCCGCTGCCCGCGGTGCCGCGACGGCCAGCTGACTTCTTGGGGCTACGGCAGGCGGCGCTCCGTGCGCGATCACGACGGGACCACGATCACGGTGCGCCCCCGCCGCACGCGATGCCGGTCCTGCTCGTCAACGCATATCGTGATGCCCGCCGCTCTGCAGCCACGCCATGCCGACACCACCGCAGTGATTGGAACAGCATTGCTGCACAAAGCAAATGGACTCGGACACCGGCGTATCGCGGCGACCATGGGGCGGCCGGTGTCCACCGTGCGCCGCTGGCTTCGCCGACTACCGCCAGAGCACCTGGACCGTCTCGCACGCGACGGGACCGAGCAGCTGCTCGCCCTGGACCCCGACACGTTCACCGCGCTGCGCTACCGAGGGAACATGTTGCACCACGCGCTGTCGCTGTTGTCGGCAGCGGCCTACTGGGACCGCCGCCGCTACGCCCTCGGTGAGCCGCCGTGGACCCTGATCGGGATGTACACCCGCGGCCGCCTTCTGGCGCCACCCGGCTGA
- a CDS encoding site-specific integrase, whose amino-acid sequence MTVRVRTSSDGYVIDGPWEGCAAANAFLVHLAGRGFSAATVRAYAFDVLNLARFLLDRDLAVAAVTPVEVFEWIDWQDVRRDHRRSPARRNGGSAAASTVNRRVSAVRAFFEYLVMTGTRSENPVPSPRRGQGLRPVARGLLGHLGPGRPRAGGRLVRQPRLLPESLDANAVERFVASLRTHRDRAMVWAMLFGGLRSAEVRSLRLADIDFGRRRVRVRVLGKGSKERVVPVDAAFFTELSAYLRLERPPGLTTEECFVVLRGPSAGAPVLTVPLCDDHGGGDRH is encoded by the coding sequence ATGACTGTTCGGGTGCGCACCAGCAGTGACGGCTATGTGATCGATGGCCCGTGGGAGGGGTGCGCAGCGGCAAACGCATTCCTGGTGCATCTGGCCGGACGCGGGTTCAGTGCGGCGACGGTGCGGGCGTATGCGTTCGATGTGCTCAATCTGGCTCGGTTCCTGCTGGACCGTGATCTCGCGGTGGCGGCGGTGACGCCGGTGGAGGTGTTCGAGTGGATCGACTGGCAGGATGTGCGCCGTGACCACCGGCGCAGCCCGGCGAGAAGGAATGGCGGGAGCGCGGCGGCATCGACGGTCAACCGGCGGGTCTCGGCGGTGCGGGCGTTCTTCGAGTACCTGGTGATGACCGGGACGCGCTCCGAGAACCCGGTGCCCTCACCGCGGCGCGGGCAGGGGCTGAGACCGGTGGCGCGGGGACTGCTCGGGCATCTGGGCCCGGGTCGGCCTCGGGCCGGAGGCCGGCTGGTGCGGCAACCGCGGTTACTGCCCGAGTCTCTCGATGCCAATGCAGTCGAGCGGTTCGTGGCGTCGTTGCGAACCCACCGGGATCGGGCGATGGTGTGGGCGATGCTCTTTGGGGGCCTGCGCAGCGCCGAGGTGCGGTCCTTGCGGTTGGCCGACATCGACTTCGGTCGACGGCGGGTGCGGGTGCGGGTGCTTGGTAAAGGCTCGAAGGAGCGGGTGGTACCGGTCGATGCAGCATTCTTCACCGAACTGTCGGCCTATCTGCGCCTCGAACGCCCACCAGGGTTGACGACCGAGGAGTGTTTCGTGGTGCTGCGCGGACCCTCCGCGGGGGCCCCGGTGTTGACCGTCCCTCTGTGTGACGACCACGGCGGGGGTGATCGTCATTGA
- a CDS encoding nucleotide sugar dehydrogenase, translating into MTEIHRMGDLLEDAAALGPIAQELLQRIDRREVTVGVIGLGYVGLPLAIAFAEQGITALGYDIDADKIDTLASGESYLKTVKASAISDALEAETFLPVNDISQLNGADAILICVPTPLSRHREPDLSYVDNTVASLVPHVRQGQALVLVSTTYPGTTDEVVRPHLADSGLTVGEDIFLIYAPEREDPGNQQYDTASTPKVVGGENADALAIGCALFGLVIQQVVPVSSLATAEAVKLTENIFRSVNIALVNELKILYNRMGIDVWEVIDAAKTKPFGYMPFYPGPGLGGHCIPIDPFYLTWKAREFGMTTHFIELAGQINNNMPEYVLQRLSEALDANFQIGLNGARILLVGVSYKKNIDDTRESPTFAILELLQQRGAEVDYLDPYVSEIPKLRKYPQLEKMRSKDLAEIKGVYDAAVICTDHDNMDYEHLATHCNILVDTRNALRNLDATKFKVVKA; encoded by the coding sequence ATGACTGAAATACACAGGATGGGGGATCTCTTGGAAGACGCAGCCGCACTTGGACCTATAGCCCAGGAACTGCTTCAGCGCATCGACCGCCGGGAGGTGACAGTCGGGGTCATTGGACTCGGATACGTGGGGCTTCCTTTGGCGATCGCCTTCGCCGAACAGGGAATAACCGCCTTAGGTTACGACATCGATGCCGACAAGATCGATACGCTAGCCAGCGGAGAATCATATTTGAAGACTGTGAAGGCCTCGGCCATCAGCGATGCTCTGGAAGCAGAAACATTCCTGCCCGTCAACGACATATCCCAGTTAAACGGTGCTGATGCGATCTTGATCTGCGTACCCACCCCCCTAAGCAGGCACCGAGAACCGGATCTATCGTACGTGGACAACACGGTCGCTAGCCTGGTTCCTCATGTCAGACAGGGGCAGGCGCTAGTCCTCGTTTCTACAACTTATCCTGGAACCACGGATGAAGTCGTTCGCCCGCACCTAGCCGACTCTGGCCTGACGGTAGGCGAAGATATTTTCCTTATCTATGCGCCGGAGCGCGAGGATCCCGGTAATCAACAGTACGACACAGCGTCGACTCCCAAAGTAGTGGGCGGCGAGAATGCTGATGCACTAGCTATAGGATGTGCCCTCTTCGGCCTTGTGATTCAACAGGTCGTCCCGGTGAGTTCACTTGCAACGGCAGAAGCCGTCAAGCTGACAGAGAACATCTTCCGATCGGTGAATATCGCCCTCGTAAATGAGCTCAAAATACTCTACAACCGGATGGGTATCGACGTCTGGGAAGTCATTGACGCCGCGAAAACAAAACCTTTTGGGTATATGCCATTCTATCCCGGACCCGGCCTTGGTGGACACTGCATCCCTATTGACCCTTTCTACTTGACTTGGAAAGCACGCGAGTTTGGGATGACTACTCATTTTATCGAGCTCGCGGGTCAAATAAACAACAACATGCCCGAGTACGTCTTGCAGCGCCTTTCGGAGGCCCTCGATGCAAATTTCCAGATCGGATTGAACGGAGCTCGAATACTGCTTGTCGGAGTATCTTACAAGAAAAATATCGATGACACGCGCGAAAGTCCAACCTTTGCAATTTTGGAGTTGTTACAGCAACGCGGCGCAGAGGTAGACTATCTCGATCCGTACGTCAGCGAAATTCCCAAGCTGCGCAAGTATCCTCAGCTTGAGAAAATGCGTTCAAAAGATCTCGCCGAGATCAAAGGCGTATATGATGCGGCCGTTATATGTACCGATCATGACAACATGGATTATGAGCACCTGGCTACTCACTGCAACATACTTGTCGATACGCGAAACGCCCTACGGAATCTTGACGCTACGAAATTCAAGGTTGTGAAGGCCTGA
- a CDS encoding glycosyltransferase: MIFLTVGSELPFDRLVAATDHWCEARQRHDVFGQIADPGADGYRPANFQWSPFLSPQDYEQRCKEADLIIGHAGMGSIITAMTYMKPIVIMPRRLANKETRNDHQVATAERLGVRNGVFVARDEFELPIVLDAALSDDVAHKRQEPLGPYAEPSLIAAIRSFALLTDRVGIRRSLLRVID, translated from the coding sequence ATGATTTTTTTGACCGTGGGTAGTGAACTGCCTTTCGACCGCTTGGTAGCGGCAACAGATCACTGGTGCGAGGCGCGTCAACGTCACGATGTGTTCGGACAAATCGCTGATCCAGGCGCTGACGGCTACCGGCCGGCCAACTTCCAGTGGAGTCCGTTTCTATCGCCTCAAGACTACGAACAGCGCTGCAAAGAGGCAGATCTAATTATTGGCCACGCGGGTATGGGCTCAATCATTACGGCGATGACTTATATGAAGCCAATAGTAATAATGCCGCGCAGACTCGCAAACAAAGAAACTAGAAATGATCACCAGGTCGCTACCGCTGAACGACTAGGCGTCCGCAATGGTGTTTTTGTAGCCCGTGACGAATTTGAGTTACCGATCGTACTTGACGCTGCTTTATCGGACGATGTTGCCCATAAGCGCCAAGAACCCTTGGGGCCGTACGCAGAACCCAGCTTGATAGCCGCGATCCGCAGCTTTGCTTTGCTGACTGATCGTGTCGGCATCCGTCGATCACTGTTACGTGTAATAGACTAA
- a CDS encoding polysaccharide biosynthesis tyrosine autokinase, producing MSLQDFIKVLRTRWITVCATVVAVTLGAVAYTFLTTPEYAASTRLFVSTTAGSSLSDAYQGNRFSKERVVSYSQLIMGETLAQRTIDKLGLDMKADELQSKVRAGSKVDTVLIDVEVLDESPVRARDIANTLSDEFVAMVRELETPEDGASPDSRVVVEQRASIPESPVIPKTSRNLAIGFALGVLLGMGLAVVRDFLDNTVKTRADFEEISGTSLVGSIPMDKERRKNTAISFENVNSPISEAFRKLRTNLQFLAVDNPPRVIVFTSSMPHEGKSTTAINVALALAEADHTVVLVDGDLRRAMIHKYLDLIGAVGFSTVLSGAATLGEALQKTRYSGLTVLAAGAVPPNPSELLGSQAARKLLAELREKFDYVIVDSTPLLAVTDAAVLAAGADGVLLMARYGQTKREQLTHAVSSLENVGAPLLGAVFTMVPARGGGAYSSYGYYGTYGESDSKQPAGGGAGLGRANVSPSPQPGTYSTDSKFTAGVPGSGRRRRK from the coding sequence TTGAGCCTACAAGACTTCATAAAGGTACTTCGTACGCGTTGGATCACCGTATGTGCAACCGTAGTCGCCGTGACTCTCGGAGCAGTTGCATACACTTTCCTGACAACGCCGGAGTACGCGGCTTCGACGAGGCTTTTTGTGTCGACTACGGCCGGTTCCTCTCTGTCCGACGCATATCAGGGCAACCGCTTCTCGAAGGAACGCGTCGTGTCGTACTCCCAGTTAATAATGGGTGAGACACTTGCTCAGCGCACGATTGACAAACTAGGGCTAGATATGAAGGCCGATGAGTTGCAATCGAAGGTGAGAGCTGGTTCAAAGGTTGATACCGTTCTTATAGACGTCGAAGTTTTGGACGAGTCGCCGGTGCGTGCGCGCGACATCGCGAATACCCTGTCCGATGAGTTCGTTGCAATGGTTCGCGAATTGGAGACGCCAGAAGACGGGGCGAGCCCGGACTCGCGAGTGGTGGTTGAGCAGCGCGCATCGATCCCCGAAAGTCCAGTCATCCCAAAAACTTCCCGCAATCTTGCAATCGGATTTGCGCTAGGTGTATTGCTCGGAATGGGACTTGCTGTCGTTCGCGATTTCCTCGATAACACAGTAAAGACCCGGGCCGACTTCGAGGAGATTTCTGGCACCAGTTTGGTCGGCAGTATTCCGATGGACAAAGAGCGACGCAAGAATACTGCGATTTCTTTCGAGAACGTGAATTCCCCAATCTCCGAAGCGTTTCGTAAACTCCGAACTAACTTGCAGTTTTTAGCGGTTGACAATCCCCCACGCGTGATTGTGTTCACTAGCTCAATGCCTCATGAGGGGAAATCGACGACTGCAATTAATGTTGCGCTTGCGCTTGCGGAGGCGGACCACACTGTTGTGCTCGTCGATGGAGATCTGCGCCGCGCAATGATCCATAAGTACCTGGATTTAATTGGCGCAGTAGGATTCAGCACCGTGCTGAGCGGCGCGGCCACTCTCGGTGAGGCTCTTCAAAAGACTCGCTATTCTGGATTAACGGTACTTGCAGCAGGCGCTGTCCCGCCGAATCCGAGTGAATTACTCGGTTCGCAAGCGGCCCGGAAGCTTCTTGCAGAACTGCGCGAAAAATTTGACTACGTAATTGTCGATTCGACGCCGCTGCTCGCTGTAACCGACGCCGCAGTCTTGGCGGCAGGTGCGGACGGCGTGCTCTTGATGGCGCGCTACGGGCAGACCAAGCGCGAACAACTAACTCATGCGGTTAGCAGTCTGGAGAACGTAGGTGCTCCTCTATTGGGTGCGGTGTTTACGATGGTGCCAGCACGCGGAGGAGGGGCATATAGCTCGTACGGTTATTACGGCACCTACGGTGAGTCGGATTCAAAGCAACCCGCCGGCGGTGGCGCTGGTTTAGGTCGAGCGAACGTCAGCCCAAGTCCACAGCCTGGCACTTACAGCACGGATTCAAAGTTCACCGCAGGTGTGCCAGGCAGCGGAAGGCGTCGACGAAAGTGA
- a CDS encoding glycosyltransferase family 4 protein, translated as MEKALESLLENLPPDQIELVLISGPSPKGAPYAITALEFRSGWVGRLLAIKRLRCIARTRAEAGAVIVAVGSWAFAALAIATVLSRFKLTLWEHTFLPWRVRHEWRVTLAATAVRLLAFRLERVVCVSQSNKDFVAQVVWPLRNLTVIPNMAARTADGAINADTGGDQQSVEMVGIGSLTPRKNWKLAIRAMQHLPGNYQLRIAGNGKQHDQLLALIQELSLGKRVSLLGYVPDADRLMNTAKVVVHPSLAETFGYTMVEAAARYRPIVVLDLPAMNEMVPRFVCGERADSTSESFAAAIRRAVSGTYEFSMAERNRNKEFNDLSVVNAWASLVAGLEP; from the coding sequence ATGGAAAAGGCGCTGGAGTCTTTGCTGGAAAACCTACCTCCCGATCAAATTGAACTAGTCCTTATCTCCGGACCCTCACCGAAGGGCGCCCCCTACGCGATAACGGCATTGGAATTTCGTTCTGGATGGGTGGGCCGACTCCTCGCCATTAAGCGCCTCCGATGCATAGCCAGAACGAGGGCAGAGGCGGGTGCCGTAATCGTCGCGGTGGGATCCTGGGCATTCGCAGCCCTAGCAATCGCAACCGTGCTTTCACGCTTTAAGCTGACCTTGTGGGAGCACACTTTCTTACCGTGGCGCGTGCGCCACGAATGGCGGGTAACATTGGCTGCTACTGCCGTGCGATTGTTAGCATTTCGGCTGGAGCGGGTAGTTTGCGTAAGTCAATCGAATAAAGACTTTGTTGCGCAAGTTGTGTGGCCGTTAAGGAATCTTACTGTCATACCCAATATGGCAGCCCGTACCGCGGATGGCGCAATCAATGCTGATACGGGTGGCGACCAGCAGTCCGTGGAGATGGTAGGCATAGGTTCTCTGACGCCGCGCAAGAATTGGAAGTTGGCCATTCGGGCCATGCAGCATCTGCCCGGTAATTACCAGTTGCGAATAGCCGGCAATGGCAAACAGCACGACCAACTTCTTGCCTTAATCCAGGAACTGAGCTTAGGCAAGAGGGTGAGCCTACTGGGGTATGTTCCGGACGCTGACCGTTTAATGAACACTGCAAAAGTAGTTGTTCACCCGTCCCTCGCTGAGACCTTTGGCTACACAATGGTCGAGGCGGCGGCACGATATCGTCCTATTGTGGTCTTAGACTTGCCCGCAATGAACGAGATGGTTCCCCGATTCGTTTGCGGCGAGCGAGCGGACTCCACGTCGGAGAGCTTTGCCGCGGCAATACGCCGGGCAGTAAGCGGCACGTACGAATTCTCCATGGCGGAGCGCAATCGCAACAAGGAGTTCAACGATCTTTCGGTCGTGAATGCGTGGGCCTCACTGGTTGCCGGTCTGGAGCCATGA
- a CDS encoding O-antigen ligase, with translation MPVELATVAVLWTLSTCIFGLAARGRPTAASPLVGIMTLFLFLITVSLLWATPSGVDNGVATTVRGALFLLWLREVIVVAKEDPGFLNTVVLWTVPGVAVQSVLSIIFRIDPGVEFLFLNSKLATYLVGPQASDLYADITNNVWYPFKSGGFFVNGNVASLFGGVAALLFIVAARRSGRHWPYAVAILALTGSIYTGSKTAILVTVGCALVILLLPHMLRGWAVLAAIPIAILAPLTASLAIELLQKAAPNFFALSERSLDDRGTMWSGAATLFKESPLAGLGFGGWSEQMTRFTSRPDMPPHNLIIATWANSGTIAAIVAVVFIAAAIAFGLRVAAAQPTVHERRTAILALCAVTWVFLHGMADNTTVYGEQRSMILFALAIGYLYAMTPNMHRRQHSADIEGNSLSADQRPQSASRG, from the coding sequence GTGCCCGTCGAACTCGCTACTGTCGCTGTGCTCTGGACACTAAGTACGTGCATCTTTGGTCTGGCAGCCCGCGGGCGACCGACAGCAGCAAGCCCACTCGTCGGCATCATGACCCTGTTTCTATTCCTGATAACGGTGTCACTGCTTTGGGCAACACCGTCCGGGGTTGACAATGGTGTGGCAACCACAGTTCGCGGTGCTCTGTTCTTGCTGTGGCTCCGAGAAGTGATCGTCGTGGCGAAGGAAGACCCGGGGTTTCTCAACACTGTAGTGTTGTGGACCGTCCCAGGGGTCGCCGTCCAATCTGTGCTCTCAATCATTTTCCGAATAGATCCCGGCGTTGAATTTCTTTTCCTCAACTCTAAACTGGCCACCTACTTAGTGGGACCGCAAGCTTCAGATCTCTACGCCGACATAACAAACAATGTGTGGTATCCGTTCAAATCTGGTGGGTTCTTTGTGAACGGTAATGTTGCATCCCTGTTTGGCGGTGTCGCCGCCCTTCTCTTCATCGTGGCGGCACGCCGCAGCGGCCGCCACTGGCCCTACGCCGTTGCAATTCTCGCGCTCACCGGATCGATCTATACCGGCTCGAAGACAGCGATTCTTGTTACCGTAGGTTGTGCGCTGGTCATCCTGCTGCTACCGCATATGCTCCGCGGCTGGGCCGTGCTCGCGGCAATCCCTATCGCGATTCTTGCGCCATTAACCGCCTCGCTAGCGATCGAACTACTGCAAAAAGCCGCGCCGAACTTCTTTGCACTGTCTGAAAGGAGTCTCGATGATAGGGGCACGATGTGGTCTGGTGCCGCAACTCTCTTCAAAGAGTCGCCACTAGCAGGTCTTGGTTTCGGCGGCTGGTCAGAGCAGATGACCAGGTTCACTTCGCGGCCCGACATGCCGCCGCATAATTTAATTATCGCCACGTGGGCAAACTCTGGGACGATCGCCGCAATAGTAGCTGTCGTCTTCATAGCGGCTGCGATAGCTTTCGGCCTTCGAGTGGCAGCGGCGCAGCCGACTGTTCACGAACGCCGTACAGCCATATTGGCGCTTTGCGCGGTCACATGGGTATTCCTTCACGGCATGGCAGACAACACGACCGTCTATGGAGAGCAGCGGTCTATGATCCTCTTCGCGTTAGCAATCGGTTATCTGTATGCCATGACGCCTAATATGCACCGCAGGCAGCACAGTGCTGATATTGAGGGAAACAGCCTTTCCGCCGATCAGAGACCTCAATCCGCAAGCCGCGGGTAG
- a CDS encoding tyrosine-type recombinase/integrase, with protein sequence MTTQTLASMDLLADPDAVLDDYLEHVASLGLSSRSVRGRTRGASTFLTEHPDLRDWMTRPAVERLADLRNNGAWPLLCHVIGRGELRLDLELAAVKNLTGLGRAVEDRDPGGFAAVRTAGLALGWTPQWIETVLGECLAVLLAWHGGLVDDVDNGTVDKFDTALAATQSIPASSRRAYRNRIAGLRQMLFQARIVDTPPRRRRWARSYAQRFADVAMTDLIRETLLRYVTVRASVLRPKSVESLINDLLPFADYLTTTHPELTSFGDLDRSHIEGFLVWNRARTWRGQRAAAGAGRTISKAVIQSTVLSVRNLLDDITEWGWEQAPPRRLVFAVDIPKLDQPLPQALPPDIDAAVMNAVAQLEDTFARVGLTVLRGAGLRIGELLDLELGSVVDYGPAGTWLKVPLGKLATERMVPLSANTIAALDQWTSRRGVCRPLPHPRTGAPTDFLFVAHGRRLGQTRLRNGLLAAIESCGLRGTGGAPLVVTPHQLRHTWATELANAGMSLQALMALLGHVTPQMTLRYATLASPTLRDAYDQAMGKMRRQFTLTPVGKPIVPDAVSWLGSEMLKTRVAHGYCARHHSAGACPYANICETCDNFVTGPEFRGALEAQRTDIQTLEADARARGWLDEAARHHRVAEALTDHLHRLDR encoded by the coding sequence ATGACCACCCAGACGCTCGCATCGATGGACCTGCTGGCTGACCCGGATGCGGTGCTGGACGACTATCTCGAACACGTTGCCAGCCTTGGTCTCAGTAGCAGGTCGGTGCGTGGCCGCACCCGCGGCGCGAGCACCTTCCTGACCGAGCACCCGGATCTGCGGGACTGGATGACCAGACCGGCGGTCGAGCGGTTGGCCGATCTGCGCAACAACGGGGCCTGGCCACTGCTGTGTCATGTCATTGGCCGGGGCGAGTTGCGCCTCGACCTCGAACTCGCGGCCGTCAAGAACCTCACTGGTCTGGGACGAGCCGTCGAGGACCGTGACCCGGGCGGATTCGCCGCCGTGCGCACCGCCGGGCTGGCCTTGGGCTGGACACCACAGTGGATCGAGACGGTCTTGGGTGAATGTCTGGCGGTGCTGCTCGCCTGGCACGGCGGACTCGTCGACGATGTCGACAACGGCACGGTCGACAAGTTCGACACCGCGCTGGCTGCCACACAATCGATTCCGGCATCGTCGAGGCGCGCCTACCGCAACCGGATAGCCGGGTTGCGGCAGATGCTTTTTCAGGCTCGCATCGTCGATACACCACCACGGCGGCGGCGTTGGGCCCGCAGCTACGCCCAACGCTTCGCCGACGTGGCGATGACTGACCTGATCCGGGAGACGCTGCTGCGTTATGTCACCGTCCGGGCATCGGTGCTGCGTCCGAAATCCGTCGAATCGTTGATCAACGATTTGCTGCCGTTCGCGGACTATCTCACCACCACTCATCCCGAGCTCACCTCGTTCGGGGATCTGGATCGCAGTCACATCGAGGGTTTCCTGGTCTGGAATCGCGCCCGCACCTGGCGTGGACAACGCGCCGCCGCCGGCGCCGGACGCACCATCTCCAAGGCCGTGATCCAATCGACGGTACTGAGCGTGCGCAACCTACTCGACGACATCACCGAATGGGGCTGGGAGCAGGCACCGCCGCGTCGTCTGGTCTTCGCCGTCGATATCCCGAAACTCGATCAACCCCTGCCGCAGGCCCTACCACCTGATATCGACGCCGCGGTGATGAACGCGGTTGCCCAGCTGGAGGATACGTTCGCCCGCGTCGGGCTGACAGTGCTTCGCGGGGCAGGGCTGCGGATCGGGGAGCTGCTCGACCTCGAACTCGGCAGCGTCGTCGACTACGGACCCGCCGGCACCTGGTTGAAAGTTCCGTTGGGCAAGCTCGCCACCGAACGCATGGTTCCGCTCTCGGCCAACACCATTGCCGCATTGGACCAGTGGACCAGCAGACGTGGTGTTTGCCGCCCACTGCCGCATCCCCGTACCGGAGCGCCTACCGATTTCCTGTTCGTTGCGCACGGCCGCCGTCTCGGACAGACGCGGTTACGCAATGGCCTGCTCGCCGCCATCGAGTCCTGCGGGCTGCGCGGGACCGGCGGCGCACCGCTGGTGGTAACCCCGCATCAGCTACGCCACACATGGGCCACCGAGCTCGCGAACGCAGGCATGAGCCTGCAGGCCTTGATGGCACTGCTCGGACATGTCACCCCGCAGATGACTTTGCGTTACGCCACCTTGGCCTCACCGACGCTGCGCGATGCCTATGACCAGGCCATGGGAAAGATGCGACGACAGTTCACTCTCACTCCGGTCGGCAAACCCATCGTCCCCGATGCGGTCAGCTGGCTCGGTAGTGAGATGCTCAAAACACGTGTCGCCCACGGCTACTGCGCCCGCCACCACAGTGCCGGCGCCTGCCCCTATGCCAACATCTGCGAAACCTGCGACAACTTCGTCACCGGCCCCGAGTTCCGAGGCGCACTCGAAGCGCAACGCACCGACATCCAGACTCTCGAAGCAGATGCCCGCGCCCGTGGCTGGCTCGACGAAGCCGCCCGTCACCACCGTGTCGCCGAGGCGTTGACCGACCACCTGCACCGCCTCGACCGCTGA